The Achromobacter deleyi region CGTACAGATATGCGTCGGCGATCGACGGGGCGTTGCCCGTCAGGTGGGGCCGGCCGGTCAGTTGCGTGTCCAGCTGCGCGAAAAGCCTGGTCAGCAGCTTGGAGGCGGAACCGGCCAATTCCTTCTGCGCGCCTTCTTCCTTCAGGAAGCGTTGCGCGCCGAAGATCATGGAGAATGTCTTGTGGATGTCGGAGTTGATGAAGCCGAGCCAGCGGCGCACGTCGGCGCGCGAGCGCGCGGTGCCGTCGCCCAGCAGCTGGCTTTGCGGGGCCTGTTCGGCCAGGTATTCAAGAATGGAGGCGTTCTGGGTGATGGCCCAGTCGCCGTCGGTCAGCGCAGGCACGGCGCCCAGCGGATTGACCTTTAGAAACTCGGGACCCTTGAGCTCTTCACGGCTGAGCTTGTGCGTTTCGTACGGCTTGCCGATCCACTCCAGGACGATGTGGGAAGCGAGCGAACACGCGCCGGGCATGTAGTACAGTTTCATGTGATGGAGTCTCCTGAGAGGAAGGACGGGAGACCACCCGTCCCTGGGCGCTATGGTACGCCAACCGTGGGACACGTCCCGTCTCCCTGCAGTGCTTTGCGCGCCCGCATTCCAACCTGTCGCCGCCGGAGATGTCCATGCAGTCACGCACCGCCGCGAGCATGCGCGCGATCCCCTTGCTGTTCTGCCTGTCCGTCGTGGCCGTTGCGTCCGTCGCGGCGCCCGCGATGGCGCGCGCCGCGCAGGAGCCGCCTTCGGTGGCCGCGCGGGTCACGCCGGTCGTAGGCGGGCTGGACCATCCTTGGTCGATGGCATTTCTGCCTGAAGGCGGCATGCTGATCACCGAGCGCCCCGGCAACCTGAGACTGCTGCGCATGCCGGGCGGCCTGTCCAAGCCGCTCTCCGGCGTGCCGAAGGTGGCCGCGCAAGGGCAGGGCGGCCTGCTTGACGTGGCGCTGTCGCCGGATTTCGCGACGGACCGCTATGTGTACCTCTCCTACGCGGAGTCGGACGGTTCGAAGAGCGGTACCGTGGTGGGCCGCGGGCGCCTGGCCGACGACGCGACCGGCCTGCAGGACTTCCGCGTGCTGTTTCGCCAGGAGCCCAAGCTGTCGTCCGGCCTGCACTTCGGATCGCGCCTGGTGTTCGACGGCAAGGGCTATCTGTACATCTCGCTGGGCGAAAACA contains the following coding sequences:
- a CDS encoding glutathione S-transferase family protein — its product is MKLYYMPGACSLASHIVLEWIGKPYETHKLSREELKGPEFLKVNPLGAVPALTDGDWAITQNASILEYLAEQAPQSQLLGDGTARSRADVRRWLGFINSDIHKTFSMIFGAQRFLKEEGAQKELAGSASKLLTRLFAQLDTQLTGRPHLTGNAPSIADAYLYVVLRWAHAKEVDLSGLDNLAAFYKRMEENAGVKAALKAEGL